The following coding sequences are from one Halobacteriovorax sp. JY17 window:
- a CDS encoding alpha/beta fold hydrolase has protein sequence MLIEAREEFKFLEVNSFSIKSHSKRESLYVKEWKTKKTRVLHHFIILHDICDHHGRYELLAKDLWKKFDEEINITFLDLKGHGLSSGTRSYVENFDEYIEDLHLILNEDETHDTKKVLIGQGLGGLVALSYIQKYELIARTQISSVILSNPLLYLNIEIYNFYESVLKKINQFAGKIRFPYKIKGGDLTSDRIRIESYNSDPLINHYMSISLVEEIVRKSKQLLDYSYFLDVPLLMLLGKNDFLVNWSKCSLFMKGMPKQLASECMYAHSGHDLFNEKNRDKVFNDIYNWIEDIHR, from the coding sequence ATGTTAATAGAGGCTAGGGAAGAGTTTAAGTTCTTAGAGGTAAACTCTTTTAGCATAAAATCTCATTCAAAGAGAGAAAGCCTCTACGTAAAAGAGTGGAAGACCAAGAAAACAAGAGTCTTACACCACTTTATAATTCTACACGATATATGCGATCATCATGGTCGCTATGAGCTTCTAGCAAAAGATTTATGGAAGAAGTTCGATGAAGAAATTAATATTACATTTTTAGATTTGAAGGGACACGGGCTAAGTTCGGGAACACGATCTTATGTGGAAAACTTTGATGAGTATATTGAAGACCTTCATCTTATTTTAAATGAAGACGAAACACATGATACCAAGAAAGTTCTTATTGGACAGGGTTTAGGTGGATTAGTTGCACTATCCTATATCCAAAAATATGAATTAATCGCTAGAACACAAATAAGCTCTGTTATTCTTAGTAATCCACTTCTTTATTTGAATATTGAGATTTATAACTTCTATGAAAGTGTTTTAAAAAAAATAAATCAATTTGCAGGTAAGATACGATTCCCTTATAAAATTAAGGGAGGTGATTTAACCAGCGATAGAATTCGAATTGAAAGTTATAACTCGGATCCTCTTATCAATCATTACATGTCTATTTCACTGGTTGAAGAAATTGTTAGAAAGAGCAAGCAATTGCTCGATTACTCTTATTTCTTAGATGTTCCACTGTTGATGCTACTTGGGAAGAATGATTTTCTTGTAAACTGGAGTAAATGCTCACTATTTATGAAGGGAATGCCTAAGCAATTAGCAAGTGAGTGTATGTATGCGCATTCTGGTCACGATCTCTTCAATGAAAAAAATAGAGACAAGGTCTTTAATGATATTTATAATTGGATAGAAGATATCCATAGGTAA